The Pseudomonas protegens genome contains the following window.
GGGCGGCGAAGTCATGTGATAGGCATCGCCACTCATGCCGAAACCAATCAGCTCGGCGTAGATGGTGGCGCCACGGGCCTTGGCGTGTTCCAGCTCTTCCAGCACCAGGGCGCCGGCGCCGTCGGACAACACGAAGCCATCACGCCCCTTGTCCCAGGGACGGCTGGCGCGGGTCGGCTCGTCGTTACGGGTCGACAGCGCACGGGACGCGCCGAAGCCGCCCATGCCCAGGCCGCAGGCGGCCATCTCGGCACCGCCGGCAATCATCACGTCGGCTTCACCGTAGGCAATGTTGCGCGCGGCCATGCCGATGCAGTGGGTGCCGGTGGTGCACGCCGTGGAAATGGCGTAGTTCGGCCCCTGGGCACCCAGGTGGATGGACAGGAAACCGGAAATCATATTGATGATCGAGCCCGGCACGAAGAACGGAGAGATCCGTCGCGGGCCGGAATCGTGCAGGGTGCGGCTGGTTTCTTCGATATTGGTCAAACCGCCAATACCCGAGCCCATGGCCACGCCAATGCGCTCACGGTTGGCATCGGTGACTTCCAGGCCGGCGTTGCGCACCGCCTGAAATCCGGCCGCCAGACCGTACTGAATGAACAGGTCGAGTTTGCGGGCCTCTTTGGCCGACAGGTACTCCTCGACATTGAAGCCCTTTACCGAGCCGCCAAAACGGGTGGAATAGGCAGAAAGGTCGGTGTGTTCGATCAGACCAATGCCACTTTGGCCAGCCAGAATGCCCTGCCAGCTACTCGGCACATCCGTACCCAGTGGCGACAACATACCCATACCGGTGACTACGACGCGTCTACGCGACACAGCACTCTCCTTTTTCTAATGACGACACTTTGTATCAGGCCTAAAGAAAAAACCGCACGCCGTAACGGCAGTGCGGTTTTTCCATGACAGCAAAAGACGACTACAAACGATTAAGCCTGGTGGCTGGTAACGTAGTCGATAGCTGCTTGAACGGTAGTGATCTTTTCAGCTTCTTCGTCAGGGATTTCGGTCTCGAATTCCTCTTCCAGAGCCATCACCAGCTCAACGGTGTCAAGGGAGTCGGCACCCAGGTCTTCAACGAAGGAAGCGGTGTTCACAACTTCTTCTTCTTTAACGCCCAGTTGCTCAGCAACGATTTTCTTGACGCGCTCTTCGATGGTGCTCATACCTTGTTTTCACTCCTAATGGACAAATTCAGGCAGCTGGCCAGTGGGTAAGTGTATAGAAAGGCTTTTCAGCTTTTCAACTGAAAGCTTCGTCCCTCAAACCCTTCGGCCATCTGCCTATAAATTGATTGCAGCTTTATAACGGATTTTAGACAGCTCGTATGACATTTTTTTGAAGCAATCCGTCACATTTGACTCACATATACATCCCGCCATTGACCGGGATTGTAGCCCCAGTAACGTATGCCGCACCGTCGGATGCCAGAAAAGCGACCACTTGCGCGATCTCTTGAGCCTGGCCCAGACGACCCAGCGGAATTTGCGTCAGCAGGGCTTCACGCTGTGCTTCCGGCAGCTCGCGGGTCATATCGGTGTCGATAAAACCTGGAGCAACCGAGTTCACAGTGATCGACCGCGAACCCACTTCACGCGCCAGGGCACGGCTGAAACCTTCCAGACCGGCTTTGGCGGCGGCGTAGTTTACTTGGCCTGCGTTGCCCATGGCACCCACAACCGAGCCAATACTGATAATTCGGCCCCAACGCGCCTTGGTCATGCCGCGCAGAACGCCCTTGGACAGGCGATACAGGCTGTTCAAGTTGGTATCGACCACGTCGTACCACTCGTCATCTTTCATGCGCATCATCAGATTGTCGCGGGTGATGCCGGCGTTGTTCACCAGAATCGCCGGCGCACCGAACTGCTCGGTGATGCTGGCCAGCACTGCAGCCACGGATTCGTCGCTGGTGACATTGAGCTCAAGGCCAGTGCCCTGAATGCCGTTTTCCTTGAGGGTAGCGGCGATGCGCTCGGCGCCGGAGGCGGAAGTGGCGGTACCCACCACTGTGGCGCCCATACGACCCAGCTCAAGCGCGATGGCCTGGCCGATACCACGGCTGGCGCCGGTCACCAGTGCAACTTTACCTTGCAGACTCATGCAAGCTTCTCCTAGTTCAGGCCAACGCTGCACGGGCGGCAGCGAAGGCATCTGGGGTATTCAGGTTAGAGGTCGACACGCCTTCGGCGCAGCGCTTGTTGAGACCGGCCAGGACCTTGCCCGGACCGCATTCCACCAATTGGGTGGCGCCTTGGGCCGCCAGAGTCTGCACCGACTCGACCCAGCGCACAGGCTTGTACAGCTGCTCCAGCAAGTCGCGCTTGAGAGTATCGAGGTCGACCGCCACGGCGGCGCTGACATTCTGTACCAGCGGAATCTGCGGTGCCTGCCAGTTGATTGCCGCGATCGACTCGGCAAAACGCTCAGCCGCAGGGCGCATCAGCTCGCAATGGGACGGTACGCTGACCGGCAGCGGCATGGCACGCTTGGCACCGCGCGCCTTGCAGCCCTCGATGGCGCGATCCACTGCCGCCTTGGCACCGGCGATGACCACCTGGCCCGGGGAGTTGTAGTTCACCGCACTGACCACTTCACCTTGCGCCGCTTCCGCACAGGCCGCCACGACATCGGCGTCGTCCAGACCAAGAATGGCCGCCATACCGCCTTGACCTGCCGGCACGGCTTCCTGCATCAGCTGACCACGACGTTCGACCAGCTTGACCGCTTCGGCCAGAGTCAGACTGCCTGCAGCCACCAGGGCGCTGTATTCACCCAGGCTGTGACCCGCAACGAAGGCTGGACGCGCCCCACCCTCGGCCAACCAGACGCGCCACAGGGCGATGGAGGCGGTGAGGATGGCCGGT
Protein-coding sequences here:
- the acpP gene encoding acyl carrier protein, whose amino-acid sequence is MSTIEERVKKIVAEQLGVKEEEVVNTASFVEDLGADSLDTVELVMALEEEFETEIPDEEAEKITTVQAAIDYVTSHQA
- the fabF gene encoding beta-ketoacyl-ACP synthase II, with protein sequence MSRRRVVVTGMGMLSPLGTDVPSSWQGILAGQSGIGLIEHTDLSAYSTRFGGSVKGFNVEEYLSAKEARKLDLFIQYGLAAGFQAVRNAGLEVTDANRERIGVAMGSGIGGLTNIEETSRTLHDSGPRRISPFFVPGSIINMISGFLSIHLGAQGPNYAISTACTTGTHCIGMAARNIAYGEADVMIAGGAEMAACGLGMGGFGASRALSTRNDEPTRASRPWDKGRDGFVLSDGAGALVLEELEHAKARGATIYAELIGFGMSGDAYHMTSPPADGAGAARCIANALRDAKLNVDQVQYINAHGTSTPAGDLAEAEAIKTVFGDHAYKLAVSSTKSMTGHLLGAAGAIEAIFSVLAINSQAAPPTINLDEPDEGCDLDFVPHTARSMDIDVVLSNSFGFGGTNGSLVFRRFSE
- the fabD gene encoding ACP S-malonyltransferase gives rise to the protein MSASLAFVFPGQGSQSLGMLAELGAQYPLILDTFKEASDALGYDLWALTQQGPEELLNQTDKTQPAILTASIALWRVWLAEGGARPAFVAGHSLGEYSALVAAGSLTLAEAVKLVERRGQLMQEAVPAGQGGMAAILGLDDADVVAACAEAAQGEVVSAVNYNSPGQVVIAGAKAAVDRAIEGCKARGAKRAMPLPVSVPSHCELMRPAAERFAESIAAINWQAPQIPLVQNVSAAVAVDLDTLKRDLLEQLYKPVRWVESVQTLAAQGATQLVECGPGKVLAGLNKRCAEGVSTSNLNTPDAFAAARAALA
- the fabG gene encoding 3-oxoacyl-ACP reductase FabG → MSLQGKVALVTGASRGIGQAIALELGRMGATVVGTATSASGAERIAATLKENGIQGTGLELNVTSDESVAAVLASITEQFGAPAILVNNAGITRDNLMMRMKDDEWYDVVDTNLNSLYRLSKGVLRGMTKARWGRIISIGSVVGAMGNAGQVNYAAAKAGLEGFSRALAREVGSRSITVNSVAPGFIDTDMTRELPEAQREALLTQIPLGRLGQAQEIAQVVAFLASDGAAYVTGATIPVNGGMYM